In Planococcus citri chromosome 4, ihPlaCitr1.1, whole genome shotgun sequence, the genomic window AAATATGCAAATCGATATAGGTATGGTATAGGTACGAGTTGATATATGTTTTGTCacgtacttttttattttattttttctatacaGCTTTGGAAGATGAATTCGAAGTATCTTTGGTCGATAATCATCACTCTAGAGAGGCTGGATTGATGGGTTTGTATGGTAATTTATCGGTTAATTCGAACGAAATAGTGATCAAAGATCCGCACACGACTAAGATTAAAGTCACTTGGCATTGGTCTCAAATAAGTCATAGTTATCTTCCATTACCGTCTAATCCCGAAGATGTGCATAGAGTTTGTACAATTTGCACGAGCAGGTAAGATTAATAGATACAATATCGTTTATACGTATTATGTTCGGATGAGGAAGAGATACCCGGCTATTTatatttcaaattaatattCGTTATTACGATTGCAGTAAATTTAAAGCCGGCGAAGGTGAATTGGAAATGTTCTGTTTGGACGCTGATAAATTGCACGAAAAATTACAAGCGTGTCCTAGATTCCCGAAAGTTCCTCGTATTGTTACATTACCATTGCCTCCGACTCCAGAGCAGACGCCTCCTCCGACTCCTCCGAGGCTGAGGGTGAACACATCACCGTCGTCTAACTCTTTGAATACGCCACAAATGTTGGTCTCGTCGCGTAGAATGAGCAGGAGTGAAAAcgatctgcaaaaattcttttttcaacgtTCTTTAAATAGCTTGCGACAAAATAGCTCTCAAGAGTTGATCTTATTGTCAAACGAAAACGTAGCTGCGATGAAAAAGGTAGATATAAATTGGTTATTagaactaatttttttaaagttccttcattttttttcttatttttaatttttagtaaatttttgaaaatcaaatttcgatttaaaaaaattaaaatttcacctgATTAAGCTAGAacgttgaaatttggtatgtatcctattttcaactcCCGAAATCGATTATGagtcgttctggagtctccagcagatttttgaaagtttttggtagaattttgtggaaatttcaacttccagaaatctgctggagactccggaactgctcaaaataacTCCAGAAATGTCTTCATAGTTCATAGTCATGAGAAATTTTGtctagaacttgaaattttttgcttgttggtatttttgcatgctctttagttttagtttacgtatagttttgttcaaaaattttcttccttcCCTCCACGTTAAACTTTCAACGAATAGTtaacaaattcaaaatgttcattttccaGGTACCTAGTCTTATTTTTGCAAACATTGGATTTCTCATTTCAACTCCAGGATGCAGCGAGCCTGGTTCTATGACTGATATCTGTTTTGCGGAAAATACTTCTCATATCGATCTGCATCATATCAATAACCCTatcgaagaaaaaatcgaatacgaGATGATCGACGAAGAGGAACTGGATCAATTCGAAGAAATAGAAACGAAAGTAGACAATAAAAGAAGAGTACAAAAACAAGATTCTAGAGTGTCTGTGACTTCCGGAGAATATGAAGAGATAATTAGTGAAAATGAATTCGATAATGAGTATAAATCTTTAGTTGATACGCCTCCACCGCTTCCTCCTAGGAAATCTAATCAGAACTCGTCTTCGAAGTAAGAGATTTTATAATGTGATTTTATTGCttcgatattttttactttGACGAACTTTGCCTGgaaaataatatatattttttcttcttctctgaTTTAGACAACAATCATCTCATAGtaaagaaaaaatgatcaattttaaaCCAACTCAAGTAGAATACTTGCCGATGAGTCCGATGAGAAACGTGGATCAGAAATACGTAGTGATGGCCAATTTGAAAGATAAAATTCTGGTCTCCGAGCCTGTGCCTATTTGAAGAATGTAGTTTCGTTTCAATACTTGAGAACTATTTTCACACAATATTTTGCAAATTACTTATTggtatttttacaataaaatttattattttggttattttatttaattcatttattcgtacgatagtttttttttttctttctaacaGTATGGAAATTGTTTGTACTTGTTCTTTGCAGGTAAACTAGCTAGATCCAGctagaatttcaatttatttttcatagtTTTGCCACTGAGAGAATTATCATTATAAATGTAggtagaattttcaaatttataatcaaTAAAAGAAGTGAAAGTCTGATCCATTGAAGTCCAAATCATCTCGAAGCAAACTACTGTATACTTAGAAGtgtttgaatacctacctattggaaaaaaaaagaaacagaaatttgatttgtaccTACTTTCAACATTGATCGATTGGTAATACCTATCACAGCTCGTTAACAAagcttccattttttttttttttttttaaatgatgtgaGCTGTTAGAATTGTGCTTTaactaaattgatcaaaaggaTCACAATGATGGTAATTTTATTCTGACTCTAgatagttaggtaggtatttaattttttttttgaattgaattgaaaattccaaaaattggcgagaggctccagaatgattctAAATCACAACCAATTGATTTTGGAGGTCCAAAATGAAGTATAAAcacaagtttcaattttttgaccatatttggatcatttttattttgatatggATATGGTTTTTGGCCCAGGGGATCTCTCtggctgacttttgaaaaaaaaaaatcagtatacTTTTTGACATTATGCCAGACTTTtaaaacttggaagaaaatcgATGACTTTTACAGATGCTGactttgaaaatgcaaaaattctatTGTGGTAccaatacatattattatgtcaaacatttaaaaaaaaatgttgttgacTTTATAacattatgtcagacttttcaaaacttgaataaaatcgATCCAACGGTGTgaggttgattttttaaaactggggAAAAAACGTCTTGACTTTCTGACATCATGTCAGACTTTGAAGAACGGGGGAAAAATGTAGACCTTTCTGTTAGTATGTCAGACTTGGGGGAAAAGatcattaaaattataaaacttttaATAGATAATGAccttttttaaataggtaggtagttctaaacattgaaataatttgagcaaaacacatgtccatgatttaaaactttcctcgAAGATTTTTCTAATGGAAAATGggccaaatcaaatttttactttttttaaatacctatattgttttttttctatgtattttaaTAGTAAGCTAAAACtcaaaaagtgaatttcagGAACTGAAATGTGTgtctatataggtacctatcgaacGGTTATgaatggtttttcaattttagaatctaaaaatgtattttcaatttattgtttattttgatcctttgattttgaagataggcaacacCTTAGACATGGGATACACTACATATTTGTATACTAACAACCTAATCAGCTGTTTATCATTTTCTGTAACCATAGCAACGCATCTACTTCGAGTTTTCAAAAGATTTGTTCACCTAATTAAAGTACACAGTTTCGTGTAGGTATCTATTGATATTtaaagtgatttaaaaaaaaatcaagacactttttatttattgagttatttttttagaagtcaTATTGTAACTTTCTACCTTGATAATCAATAcacttattttatgatttttgtatgATAGGTACGCTTAGTTAGTATCTATTTAATGTGGACGTTGCCTATAAGATCATGCAACTATAAAAAGTAAGATGAGGTCTATTAATAGAATGATATGTTTCGTCGACCGTAGCAGTGCATTTTACCAGCGTTTTTTGACCtgtcattaaaatgaaaaatgtggaGTTGAAAGCATAAGAAATATGCAAGCCAATTGGCAATTGTATAGTTAACAGGAATTTTTATCCAAGTAATCGTTCGGTATggaagatttatttttaaaataagaatttaTCGTAGCAAAATTTAACTTATGGTGCAAagcattgtaattttttttttcttcattcgcgttatttattaggtaggtacctacctattattattattgatgaTTCAGAAAGCatgctcaattttttgtttagaaattcaaaaactgtttcctgttttattttttcaaactttcctCAATTTCGTTAATTGTCCACGTGCatcgtgtaggtacctacttaccacatttatttacctaaatttgaataaaaactaaaaaataattatataaaaaCAATTTATATCATTTATTGAATACGTTACATTCCATataaaagaataaataaataagtagggGGCGAATAATGTAGCACctataaaaattaggtacctaaatgggtttcaacttggaaacatttttcgaaccaatgatataattttcatatgaaaagaaaaaagattgtGGCATTCTGGGTAGGAAAAAGGTCACAAACATGATTGAATTActcttcttcttcctcctcctcGTCTTCTTCACTCTCCTCCTCCGTTTCCTCTTCTTCTTTATTTTCCTTGGCTTCGTTTTGGTCTTTACTATCAGCATCAGGAACAGTGGAATTATTAGGTTCTTCTTCGGCTTCGGAGATATCAGAATTAGCATCGGTGTTCTCTGATTTctcatcatcatttttatcgaagGATTTCGTACCGTATTGCTCTTCGTATTCGAACGTTGATCTGATTGTTTTCTTGATAACGACAACTTGGTCGGCTTCGATGCTACCATTTTGTTGGACATTTTCTGCAATGGCCGGTTCTTCGTCACTGGCTTCTTCAGATTCTTCAGCGGATTCGTTTTTCTTCTCGGTTTCATCGGTATCTTTTGGGATATTGTTGCATTTCACGTATTCGGTGTCATTTTCATCAGTTACTTCTTCGATTTGAACCGGTTCGGATTTGTCATCGgcttcctcttcttcttcttcgtctttcTCTACGTTTTCTTCTTCGGCTTCTTGTTGTTGTTTAACTTCTAGTAGTTTTTCGTGTAGAAGTTTTTGTTCTTCGGCTAATTTCTGCTGAGCTAGTTTTTGCTGCTCTTCGGCGTATTCTAGTTCTCGTTGACGTTGTTCTTCGGCTATTCGTTCTTGTTCTCTGTGATACTCTTCGACGAGTTTTTCCTCCAGAAGacgttgtttttcttcttcttctttggCTAATCTTTCTTCTTCGGCGAGACGTTCTTGTTCTAAGCGTTCTTCTTCCGCTTTACGTTCTTGTTCTAGACGTTCTTCTTCGGCTTTGCGTTCTTCTTCTTCGAGACGTTCTTGTTCCGCTTTACGTTCTTGTTCGGCGATACGTTCTTGTTCCAGGCGTTCTTCTTCGGCTTTACGTTCTTGTTCTAGTAAACGTTCTCGTTCTCGTTCTTCCTCGGCTTGTTTTTCTTTCAGAGCTTTCTCTTGGTCTCTTTGTTTTTGATCTTCGTCGACTGAAATGTCTCTCGATGGTTTTTTCTTTAAGGGTTTTTGAGCGTTGCTGACTACGTTTTCTTTATCGTCTTCGTTCAACGATGCGGAAAGTGGGCCGTTTGTGGTGACCTAAACAGATATCCTTTGTTTACTGACTAACTCTTAACGTAGCAGTTTTCCGTCCTAATGAAGTAGGCTTTGACATTTTAAAAGGCCTCATATTTTTTCCagttccaaaattgaaagaattaattttcatgGAGTGTTTatcgtcattttaaaaattatacaacaCAAAAAGTGTTTCATTTATGAGCTTTCAACTCCTTCTTAAGCGACTAAATAACAGCAGAAGCTCAGAATGCTGAATATTTCTGGGGtcgatttttttaataggt contains:
- the LOC135843618 gene encoding golgin subfamily A member 6-like protein 6 isoform X2, coding for MVYESDFYTTRRPYSHSRPTVTSYSVTNPRLTPAIGKAQTYHPSIPFIAHKKLTTVTTPVPHNSVRKTVISNTLDRIHHKPRSHQSYDPMEDFLNERSVTSFEDVTRSIRANTAALLKKVHTPIPRSVKPLSVSNLYNHTEIPIADRISSDEYIWHLLRPLPGKPSNGIDVGYYPESSTKIPLGKTHLACVSYAGGHPIAKRRQLVAGPGDDYRNVRNDVELLSHYTRMRQAANQPHENGIVSNDASNSGASRFKHYAPTTPHTTEKVTTNGPLSASLNEDDKENVVSNAQKPLKKKPSRDISVDEDQKQRDQEKALKEKQAEEERERERLLEQERKAEEERLEQERIAEQERKAEQERLEEEERKAEEERLEQERKAEEERLEQERLAEEERLAKEEEEKQRLLEEKLVEEYHREQERIAEEQRQRELEYAEEQQKLAQQKLAEEQKLLHEKLLEVKQQQEAEEENVEKDEEEEEEADDKSEPVQIEEVTDENDTEYVKCNNIPKDTDETEKKNESAEESEEASDEEPAIAENVQQNGSIEADQVVVIKKTIRSTFEYEEQYGTKSFDKNDDEKSENTDANSDISEAEEEPNNSTVPDADSKDQNEAKENKEEEETEEESEEDEEEEEEE
- the LOC135843618 gene encoding golgin subfamily A member 6-like protein 6 isoform X1, whose translation is MVYESDFYTTRRPYSHSRPTVTSYSVTNPRLTPAIGKRTCVDFITQAQTYHPSIPFIAHKKLTTVTTPVPHNSVRKTVISNTLDRIHHKPRSHQSYDPMEDFLNERSVTSFEDVTRSIRANTAALLKKVHTPIPRSVKPLSVSNLYNHTEIPIADRISSDEYIWHLLRPLPGKPSNGIDVGYYPESSTKIPLGKTHLACVSYAGGHPIAKRRQLVAGPGDDYRNVRNDVELLSHYTRMRQAANQPHENGIVSNDASNSGASRFKHYAPTTPHTTEKVTTNGPLSASLNEDDKENVVSNAQKPLKKKPSRDISVDEDQKQRDQEKALKEKQAEEERERERLLEQERKAEEERLEQERIAEQERKAEQERLEEEERKAEEERLEQERKAEEERLEQERLAEEERLAKEEEEKQRLLEEKLVEEYHREQERIAEEQRQRELEYAEEQQKLAQQKLAEEQKLLHEKLLEVKQQQEAEEENVEKDEEEEEEADDKSEPVQIEEVTDENDTEYVKCNNIPKDTDETEKKNESAEESEEASDEEPAIAENVQQNGSIEADQVVVIKKTIRSTFEYEEQYGTKSFDKNDDEKSENTDANSDISEAEEEPNNSTVPDADSKDQNEAKENKEEEETEEESEEDEEEEEEE
- the LOC135843618 gene encoding golgin subfamily A member 6-like protein 6 isoform X3; translated protein: MVYESDFYTTRRPYSHSRPTVTSYSVTNPRLTPAIGKVFPESYNLSKRAFFQSFEDVTRSIRANTAALLKKVHTPIPRSVKPLSVSNLYNHTEIPIADRISSDEYIWHLLRPLPGKPSNGIDVGYYPESSTKIPLGKTHLACVSYAGGHPIAKRRQLVAGPGDDYRNVRNDVELLSHYTRMRQAANQPHENGIVSNDASNSGASRFKHYAPTTPHTTEKVTTNGPLSASLNEDDKENVVSNAQKPLKKKPSRDISVDEDQKQRDQEKALKEKQAEEERERERLLEQERKAEEERLEQERIAEQERKAEQERLEEEERKAEEERLEQERKAEEERLEQERLAEEERLAKEEEEKQRLLEEKLVEEYHREQERIAEEQRQRELEYAEEQQKLAQQKLAEEQKLLHEKLLEVKQQQEAEEENVEKDEEEEEEADDKSEPVQIEEVTDENDTEYVKCNNIPKDTDETEKKNESAEESEEASDEEPAIAENVQQNGSIEADQVVVIKKTIRSTFEYEEQYGTKSFDKNDDEKSENTDANSDISEAEEEPNNSTVPDADSKDQNEAKENKEEEETEEESEEDEEEEEEE
- the LOC135843621 gene encoding uncharacterized protein LOC135843621 isoform X2, translating into MSGLELSGYIDVKVPLRERKFGTWKAWKRQWCVISRNGNTVTLQISSEKGNPTFSIAIPEDATLCRTESRSKFYSFGIFQSTKSHKEAYLYLSGESETDSQKWMSNIRRLLKPPLLTPLEDEFEVSLVDNHHSREAGLMGLYGNLSVNSNEIVIKDPHTTKIKVTWHWSQISHSYLPLPSNPEDVHRVCTICTSSKFKAGEGELEMFCLDADKLHEKLQACPRFPKVPRIVTLPLPPTPEQTPPPTPPRLRVNTSPSSNSLNTPQMLVSSRRMSRSENDLQKFFFQRSLNSLRQNSSQELILLSNENVAAMKKVPSLIFANIGFLISTPGCSEPGSMTDICFAENTSHIDLHHINNPIEEKIEYEMIDEEELDQFEEIETKVDNKRRVQKQDSRVSVTSGEYEEIISENEFDNEYKSLVDTPPPLPPRKSNQNSSSKQQSSHSKEKMINFKPTQVEYLPMSPMRNVDQKYVVMANLKDKILVSEPVPI
- the LOC135843621 gene encoding uncharacterized protein LOC135843621 isoform X1, encoding MESSSMDVVYGHVCHLPPSTLKQARWKTMSGLELSGYIDVKVPLRERKFGTWKAWKRQWCVISRNGNTVTLQISSEKGNPTFSIAIPEDATLCRTESRSKFYSFGIFQSTKSHKEAYLYLSGESETDSQKWMSNIRRLLKPPLLTPLEDEFEVSLVDNHHSREAGLMGLYGNLSVNSNEIVIKDPHTTKIKVTWHWSQISHSYLPLPSNPEDVHRVCTICTSSKFKAGEGELEMFCLDADKLHEKLQACPRFPKVPRIVTLPLPPTPEQTPPPTPPRLRVNTSPSSNSLNTPQMLVSSRRMSRSENDLQKFFFQRSLNSLRQNSSQELILLSNENVAAMKKVPSLIFANIGFLISTPGCSEPGSMTDICFAENTSHIDLHHINNPIEEKIEYEMIDEEELDQFEEIETKVDNKRRVQKQDSRVSVTSGEYEEIISENEFDNEYKSLVDTPPPLPPRKSNQNSSSKQQSSHSKEKMINFKPTQVEYLPMSPMRNVDQKYVVMANLKDKILVSEPVPI